In the Mastacembelus armatus chromosome 16, fMasArm1.2, whole genome shotgun sequence genome, CAGTATAATCTTACAACTGTATTTATCCTCAGAAGGTAACTCACCCAGTgacccagcagtatgtaaagtaGCTGAAATTAATTATACACACCTGTATATTAGTTACACATTAGTTCTTCCTtcaccagctgcaacattaaagtgaggAACACAAAAAGGCATCAATAAATATGATCCAGTAATTCTAAATATACTGATCTGAGATCTGCCATTGAGTAAACCTACTTTTGGTACTTCAGGTGTTTTTGGCTGCTAATAAAACTTTTTCATATTACTTATGAAAAAGTTTTACCTGTAACAGAATATTATATTCTACTAGTTATACTTTTGCTAAAATAAAAGATATCAGTACCTACTTCTTTCACCACATTCAAGGAACATAGTATCTGTATATTCCTTTGtcttcttctgtgtttgcaAAGTGCTGATTCTCATGTCAAAAGAAGAGGAGATACTGGGAGGCTGTAGCTACTATGGCCACCTTGCATTTGCCGGCAGATTCATTCACGGTTGCGTCGGTCTCAATTTCGTCTTGGTCTTAGTTTCAGTCGTCACATAAGATAAATGGGATATTTGactaaaaatcatttttaaaaaaacatgtttttccgTTCATTTTTACACATCGCTAAAAGTTAGTAAATATAATTCAACTATTTAAATGTAATGGGACTGGTGGAAGAGTTATTACAGTTAAAATACGTTGTCTTGGTCACCTGACCTCCCCTTTGTCAGGGAAGATCAGGTGAGAGTTAACAGGTGCGGACACCGAGGCTGCGCAAATCTTCGGTGCTGCAGGGATTTGATGTAAATGTTCATGTAAACCCTGTTTAAGAAGATCAGACTGATATTTTAGCAGGTTTGTTAACCACATTCACTTCAGCTCGTCAAAGAGTGACTCTTTGTCACTGACGCTGCGTCTCATCGACGCACAGGTTCTTTTGGCGTCTGCGCCTCTTATGGGCACCAAAGGTCATTTTTAACGTAAAGGATATTTTACAAAAGGTCAGATCAAAAAATCAATATTACCATCAACAGACGCTGTTAATGCTAGGAACGCGTTTATTGGCTTGGATCCGACTTAAGTTGAAGTTATGGAGTTTCTGATTCCAGGTCTTCCTGCTGCCCAGAGATAACATGTTTTTGCTTGTCTAGTGCATGCCCACATTGACACAAAACCTGACAAATGgcttacttactttttctgcagtGCCTATCTCAAATGTGACCCTGTGGGCAAAAGCAACCAACCTGGTGGAGTTCAATGACACAGCAGTGTTCATTTGCTCTGTGGGCAGTGGCACATCCCTGTCTTATGTTTGGCTCAATGGCAGCTCTGTGGTTACTGAGGGTGGGCGAGTACAGCTCAGTAATGGAAACACTAATCTCACCATTTTCAACGTGACCCGCTATGATGTGGGGCCATTCGCGTGCAACGTGTCCAACGGCGTCAGCCATGGAGCCAGCCCCTCTGTGAATCTGAACATCAGCTGTGAGTTTTACCTAAACGAAGATAATATATAGTCCTCCATAGTTGAATAAGCACTCCACACTTTACAGTGATTCCTAAAACTGTTTTCCTCCTCAGATGGGCCAAGTGACCCAGCGATGATGATCACGCCCATGGCATCAAAGTGCATCTACAGAACAGGATCTAGCATCACACTGTCATGCTCAGCGGAGTCCAGTCCTCCAGCCATGATCACCTGGAAGGTTAATGATGTGTACCTGTCACATTTTGGCCCACAGCTTCAACTACAGAATGCCACAGTAAACAACTCAGGAGATTACGTATGCCTGTTCTACAACAACGTTACGCTCAGGCTCAACATTGCAAGTGCAGCGATCTTGATTATGGGTAAGGTTGGATTTGTAATATTTTAGAGgataatttgtttgtttatttgagtttATTTCTCTAAACAAAAATGCTTAGATTGTAAGACATAGTTCAGCATTTTGTGCAAGATTTGTACTTTGTGTATCGGGCTATTTCTTTGTCATGCATTACGGCTTTCTCACACATTTGTCACCGTGATGTCAGGAAATCATCAGGCAGCTGTTGATTTTGTATTTAAGAAACAAACAAGATTAAATGTTAAACCATTCCTTCAAATTGTTCAGTGGCATGTGCTTTATCCACTCAGCCCACATAAATCACTGAACTTCCTTCTCCTTCTACAGAGCCAATATCCAGTGTTGTAGTGAGTCCGGCCAATGGACCAGCAATACTTAATAACCCATTCACTCTGCAGTGTGAAGTGACTGGTCCTTTAGGGAGTATACAGTGGTGGAGGAATGATCAGCTTATTACCTCTGGCAATGCAACTTTCTTtcacaatgacaacaaaacactggTCCTCAACCCAGTGTACCGTTCAGATAATGGAGTGTATCAGTGTCAGGCTTTAAATGCTGTGAGCAACTTAACCAGCAGCCCTTACACCGTCTACGTAAACTGTGAGTATTTTATTTATCGCAAAATACGCACGGAAATGACATAAACATCAGATTGTTGGTGTCAGTAAATCCAGTGTGAAATACTCTTTTCATGTACATTTCATCATCTGAAGTCgtgttttttttagtgaagGTGATTTTAAAGTGGTATCCATGTGTTTAGATGGACCAGAGGATCCAGTTATCACGGGACCAAATGTGGCAAAGACAGGAGACAACATCACACTCACCTGCTCTGCATTATCATACCCTCCCAGCTGCTATGAATGGTACTTCAATTCTTCTGTAGTGGCCAACACATCTACGTATGTCACACTTCCTCTCACCAAGGACATGAGTGGGAAGTACACCTGCATGGCCTACAACAACATCACAGGCCAAAATAGCACTGCATACCTAATGCTTGATGTTATTGGTGAGTTATTTTTATAtctctgtaaatacattttttccatTCGTGCAAAAGCTGGTAAAGGTGGCTCAGATGAGAAATGCATAACTTGTGGATTTTTGCTTTGTCATCAGATCCAATAACAAACGTCCAaataacagcacagacaaatcCTGCCATAGTTGGTCATTCATATAAGCTTACATGCAACGTGACGGGTCCTGCTACGAGTGTTTCCTGGATGATGAATGATGTGCCACTTgatgaaaacaacacagacatcATCTTTAACTCACTAGAAATCAGCGACACAGGAGTCTATCAATGTTTAGCTATGAATGCTGTTGGAAACATGACCAGCCCTCCTTACAACCTCCTTGTGAACTGTGAGTATAACATTCAAAGGATTCATGCAACTGACACAAAGGCATACTAGTTGCATTTGTTGAAATATAATACTTTAAGTGccttctatcttttttttttttttttttttttttttgctgttgcagTTGGACCAGAAACCCCTATCATTAATGGACCACAGTTTGCTGAGACAGGACATTCTGCCCACTTCAGCTGTTCTGCCCAGTCACAACCTCCCAGTCAGTTCACCTGGTTGTTTAATAACAGAACTGTAGCCAATACCTCACAGTATATAATTGACTCTTCGTCTTTAAACATGAGTGGACAATATACCTGTGAGGCCTACAATTCTGTGACAGAAAACTACAGCCAAAGCTCCATAATGCTCACTGTTATTGGTAAGAAAACATTTGTGAATGTGCTTCTTTCAGCACAAGTCAAGTTGCTATAACTGACCAAGTTACTGTGTAAAGTTTTAATTCTGCTTAAAAATGAAGCATTAATCATGATGCGTTGCTTTCTTACTCACGGTTTGGTGTCTACAGAGGCCATAAAGTCAGTGATCATCAAAAACGACACGGTaccaataaatatgaaaaacctCACTCTCACCTGTGAAGTCTTTGGGCCCTACGACAGTATCTCCTGGCTAAAAGACAACAAGACCCTCAACATGAACAACTCTGATGCTAAATTTGTTAACAACACTCTGCAATTCACTCCAGTGACACTGAACGATGATGGGACATATCAGTGTGTCGCTACCAATCAGGTGGCACCACATAAAAGCCCTGAATACATGCTGCAGGTGAACTGTAAGTACAGTGTTGTAGAAAACAACcgagtttttattttttcaaaaacacattcagttcaTTTAATTAAGCTTTTTGAAatcttattttaaaacattgcaTGAAAAGTGTTAGTGTTAAGTAAATGATTTTCTCATGTACTTAGCTACTTTTACTGAAGTAGAATTTTGCATGCAGAGCTTGAAATGGAACATTTGTACACTGTGGTATTGGTACTTAGGTACTGATGATATTTACTATAATTGCATGATGCGACTTTTTGACTTTTACCAGAAATACTTGAATGAGTTTTACAAAGTCCTCCAAAGTTGATCAGAATAAATGTGAacctgtgaaaatgttttacacttGTGGCGTAACAAAACATTATAATACTCATCATTTAACTGTACATCATTCTAACAAACTCTCTGTACTTGCAGACGGCCCCCTGAGTGTGAACATCTCTGGTCCAAACTCAGCAAAAcctggtctcattgtgtcttgGACATGCTCTGCTACGTCTAGGCCAAATTGTTACTTCAAGTGGTTCTTCAACAATCAGTCAGTGCCTCTCCAGGACGGCTCTGTTATCAAAATTTCTGCCATAAAAGACAGTGAGGGGAACTACACTTGCAAGGCATGGAACCCTGTGACCAACATCACAGACTACCAGACTAAAGCCTTTACTGTCGGTGAGTTAGGGTTACAATGGGTTCTTTGAAGAAGTTATTTTGTGGTATGGGATGAGCTCACAAGTGAAGTATGAGTGAAAGTTGATCCTTGACTTTGACGAGattatttcaaaatgtgttttcatgaacAAATGATGGTTTTTAAAGTGCCAtagttggaaaaacaaacatgattaTATCCACTTAAATCATTTTGCTAATAACTGCAGTTAAAACACTGTAAGTGCATTTGCTCTACAATTacagataaactttattaagtGTAACTTTCTTTTCCATTCAGAACACCAGACATTTCTCTTCATGTCTTATTATTTCTGTGGCTCTCTGTCCCCACAGGTCATGCTTCGGCCATCCACTTCCTGTCCCGTGGCAGCCTGATGTTGATGGGTCTGTTAACTTTGTGTGTCCCTGTGCTGTTCACTTGAATCACTCACCCATCAGACGGTTCCCTCTGCAGTCAGTGTCGGCAGTCTTGCTTTCAAAGAGCCCTACTTTAAAATATCAGATAAGTACTGTGTAGCCTTATTGTTTCATTCACAATCACAGGGAACGggtattattaaattatatagaATTATATTATTGCAGTAACTGGTTTTGGgcttttatgttattatttgcAAGTAAGCATTATTGTGTCACAGCAGTCCAAGTGTGTTCCTCTTAAATACCTCCATACTCTTTTGGTACAAATTGCAGTTCTTCACTCTGAACaccttttagctttttttttttttctttcatgtatgATAACATTAAATCTGtaacaaaatgtgtgttatcATACTTTGATTGACCGTCTGTttattaatcaataaaaatcaCCGCAGTTCATTTTGCAGGAACTTTATTGAAGCGGCTACAGCATGCCTTTGGGCAGATTCAGAAAGTTACAtcattttgtaacattttgctttttaaagaaattgtATACGGAGTAACATGTTTAACTGATGATTAATATATGAAGATATACAGAAGATGGTTTGCTATTGTTGTTCATATGGGGACACTGGGACCATATTTGgaattcctgtttttcttctggcACATTTTGACTTCGTGGTTTGAGCAATTCCAGACAGATAAAGCAGTGgagcaagaaaaacaacagattaaTTTCACTGTCcgaaatattttcagattttgtaaCTCACATTTACAAAAAGCTCTTAAGTTGGAATCACCTTTATGTTTAGGACAGGAGAACAGACCAAATACAAGACTTGTCTTATCACTTAGTGGTTGTTTCTTCATTGTTTTATAAATTTCAAAAAATAGAAGTTACTCACATTTGTATTTGCTGTTCTGTCTCTTAGACTGCTGCAGACATTCGGATGCAGTCTTTCCTggacaaataaatacacaatacaGTAGAATGGGTTAGAATAATGCATCCCACAAATACTGAGgctccatttatttatttacccgTGAGACACTAccagagatttttttctttactgtccGATAACATTTATTTCACCTTTACAGTCACACCGTCTCTTGAAGTTTTTTCTGGCACTGATTGGATTTGGGTTTGGCAGTGGTTGTCCAGCAGCAGAGTCTACAACACAATTGGcatcaaacataaaaaaaaaaaaaaaatcaatacaatgaatgaatggacatttttaagaaaatcaataaaatggaaaatgtgtaaaacacTAATTTTCCATACCAGTAGTGAACCTGCTGACAGACAAGGAATGCTCTTGTCTCTCAGGAACACCTttataaaaaatttaaaaaattaaaaaatcacGGAATAAAATGCCCAGGTTGTAAACTTACTTTGACAAGTCATTATAATTGCGTTCTAAAAAAGTATACAATACCTTGGCTCTGATGAGTGAAAAGTAGCAAGGCAAGAACCAACAGCAAATACATCCTTAATCCCATGCTCTAGTAAAGGCGGTACTATGCAGTGTGTTCAGGGAAAGAAATGGTGCACTAACTTCAGCCTCAGTGAGGGCATGAAGTGGTTGTTGGTGTGAGTCTTTATAAAGGTTAGGGTTGATGTCTGAAATTAGAACCATGACACATTAATCAACTGCCAGATGCAGGAAGGAATGTCTTGCCCAACCACCACCTTTACAGTGGGTGGCTCTGAACAATGGGAACaaaattttttttgtatttttgccaAGCACGCCTGAGTTGTTTGAGTAGTGGCTCATTGTTGGGAGCAAGTGGTGGACCTGCATCATACCcttgtttttaaatctgaagCCGTCTACTTCGGGGAAGACTTACAATCAATCACAATTTTAGGGGTTTATCAGCCCTGTCAGTGCCAGAGCAACTGATACATGGTACTGACTTTCACATGTGAGATCATGCTCGCTGTTTTTCAGGAAACAGATATTGTATTTCAGTATGTGATACCTGTTAGAAAAGGCATCAGTCATACACTAGTTTTTCTCCATTGTTTTGGTGAATTTCTCAAAACTATCCGTTGAACCGCCACACCATGTAGTCACGCCCATCATATGAGCAATTTCTGGCTTTCAACAAGTAGTATTTCATTTTCGCTGTCTCTTCCAATTCCAGCTGCTTTCATCAAGACGACAAAATAACTTGTTCTGGTTCTCCATTGAGTCGTTATAGCCCCCAAAACAAAGTCACTATTTGAGTTCAGAAGTCTACACTAGGAAAATTGCTGAACGTGTTCTCATAATATGCCAATATATCTTTGTTTTGTATACATTTCTAGTAGAGGTTTGGGCAATGTGTCCAGAACTGATAAAAGTGCTGTCAGGTGAATCATGACACTAATGAAGGGGAAAGTGTGATGTGCTAGATCAAACAACGATCAACCAGTGTTGTGAATTAGCTCAGAGGTGCATCTCATGAACCTTTAGCTGGCAGGCATGTGTAGACAGAGCTGAAGGGGTCTTTCcgatgtttttctttgtcttctgcaGTGCTGTATAAACACTGTACTGTAAATTCTGTATGTTAGTGCCAGTAAAAACAGTGAGTGTACATCTAAATCCTGTCTAATCTATTCTTATGAGCCTCCCTCAtactttaatttttaactttatttcaactttattttgtaaaacataATCTGTGCTACACAGAAAAGGGGTGCAGGATTGTGGATTTTCAAACACTGTCATTAAAACCTTAGTCATAGTTTACATCTGAATATGCTTTACACTTTTCTTTCAATAACATGCACTTAACCTTCTGATGGCAGTAACTTGATCGTTGATGTAAAAACTCGATAGGTTAAGCGTTTTGTCACGTGCTTTCTGTGGGCCATCAATGTGGTGCAGCATGTAAGAATTGCTTTGAGAAATGCACTTGCTGTTCTGCTCACTGCAATTTTGATCTGAGGAGTGCACCGCAGCAGCGGAGAAAAACTGTAATGTTAGCAAGGCTGGATGCTTGTAAAAGCAAAGTCAAACTTGTTCGCTCTCCTCATGTTTCAGAAATGCAGCTCTGTGCTGacaatgacatttaaaacaggaacaaaaccGTTCATCCAAATGCAATCAATCTTTTGTCAGCAAACTCCTAAGCATGTGTACTCTTGATGAACTTCGAAGTTTGATCAGGGACAATCTTTCACCATCAGTCTCAGCATGTGGATCTAATCAttcaaagaaaactgaaattgttttctcatgtttaaTGCATTCTTTCATCACTTACACCATCAGGCACCCTGAAGCATAAATTCAAGTTCTGTAGCAGAATCCTTACATATCGGAGAGGCTCAGAAGCATTTTAGTGTGAAATCAAGCCTTTTAGATAGTCAAATGGTCCATTGTGTTGTAGACGAGACTGAACTTGAAACAGCAGGTCTAAATGCATTTCACAACCTACTCAAATCTATGTTTGCAATGAAACAGAGCCTCTCATGGAAAAAGCTTTTGCAGTTACAAGAGGTGAAGAAAAAGGGACAATAATGAGATAATATATGACATGATCAAAAGCACATAGGCAGTAACGGTCAATCGAAAACATCTGATCATTCAAATTAACATGTACAAAAGACAGATGAGTAAATAGAGctattacttaaaaaaaaaaaaaaaaggaacacaTACAACTTAGTGGAACTGAGAAGGTAATTGACAACTTACAGGTATTTCCAAGACAGTTTTtgtatcttttatttttattttttaccagaCATATGCTGGAACCTATATGTCCAGTCTGACATCCTTTCCAACTAGTTTCTGTTCCAGTAGCCTCAGATAGAGGAGCAGAAATCTAAATACTATGGTTTTAAATAAAGCTCTAGATAAGCTGCAGCAACTAATATTTTGACAtcaagcacatactgtatgtctagAGTAAAAAGCTGCTGTATCTTGTTAAAAGCTTTAATCATAACCACTGAACATCtagatttatttacatattattATATTCAAACCTGCTATAACTTGGTAGAGAGGTGAAATAATCCATTgatggaaaaacatgtttagaGCCAAAAACTAGTGTGACAGATGCCTACTGGAAATTATGGCAGCACTTTGGTCTCTCTATAGCACAGGACATTTAATTTCTGACTGCATCGTTAACACAAGACATTTTTATCCTATTTGTCCCATTACCTGTAACAGCGGTCACCAACCCTGATCATGGAGAGGACTAACCCAAATAGTTTCTGCAGCACTTAGCCCTGAATAATTGATTATATCCACCAAAAAGGGCATTAATAAGCTGGGTGTGATGCTCTCTTGAAGCAGGGACAGGGACCACTGTGGTAGTGTACGTTTGTGCTCTTGTTGTTCAGTTCTCGGCAGGTTTATCTAGCATGGATTTGAGATGAGCATGCAGGGgttcacacacagactgatagcCTTTAGGGGTCAGGTGAAGGTAGTCGTACATGTCCTGGTGGGAGATTGTACCGTTGGAATGGACGAAGCCTGGGTCCACATTGAGGAATGAGGCATGGGGCAGGGATGATACAGCCTCCTGAACCAGCTTGTTCACTTTGGCATTTCGTTCTCGCAGAGGGTTAGGTGATTTTCCTCTTGGCAGAATACCCTGCATCAAACAAATAGATGTAAAATTGCCATTGTTATGTAACAATGTATTTTGTG is a window encoding:
- the ceacam1 gene encoding carcinoembryonic antigen-related cell adhesion molecule 1, producing METSVVFVLILATITFNTDQVCSQTSNVPGAIYASQNPIPVGSNVTIYSTASVTTGVWLFESTVIVISYPGTSIIANTWSNRITFNPTNSSLCIRSLGLNDSGVYTLDAVNLFNSKITLSVQVPISNVTLWAKATNLVEFNDTAVFICSVGSGTSLSYVWLNGSSVVTEGGRVQLSNGNTNLTIFNVTRYDVGPFACNVSNGVSHGASPSVNLNISYGPSDPAMMITPMASKCIYRTGSSITLSCSAESSPPAMITWKVNDVYLSHFGPQLQLQNATVNNSGDYVCLFYNNVTLRLNIASAAILIMEPISSVVVSPANGPAILNNPFTLQCEVTGPLGSIQWWRNDQLITSGNATFFHNDNKTLVLNPVYRSDNGVYQCQALNAVSNLTSSPYTVYVNYGPEDPVITGPNVAKTGDNITLTCSALSYPPSCYEWYFNSSVVANTSTYVTLPLTKDMSGKYTCMAYNNITGQNSTAYLMLDVIDPITNVQITAQTNPAIVGHSYKLTCNVTGPATSVSWMMNDVPLDENNTDIIFNSLEISDTGVYQCLAMNAVGNMTSPPYNLLVNFGPETPIINGPQFAETGHSAHFSCSAQSQPPSQFTWLFNNRTVANTSQYIIDSSSLNMSGQYTCEAYNSVTENYSQSSIMLTVIEAIKSVIIKNDTVPINMKNLTLTCEVFGPYDSISWLKDNKTLNMNNSDAKFVNNTLQFTPVTLNDDGTYQCVATNQVAPHKSPEYMLQVNYGPLSVNISGPNSAKPGLIVSWTCSATSRPNCYFKWFFNNQSVPLQDGSVIKISAIKDSEGNYTCKAWNPVTNITDYQTKAFTVGHASAIHFLSRGSLMLMGLLTLCVPVLFT